A segment of the Rhizoctonia solani chromosome 12, complete sequence genome:
GTTTCTAAACAATGAGCACATGGAAGATCCAGATAGTACATGCATGCATCAACTTATCCAATGTTGAGTATCTCCTTGAACATCTTGTTTGTGTTGCTGTCTGGGAAGTACCCGGACGCAGCTCTCACTTGTATAGCGGGAGTTTCAAACGCAAGGATATTCTGTGAAGCAACAAGACGCTCAAGATTTGTACGCTCTTTTCAGTTAAATTTGGTCTAAGAGCCAACATAATTTGTAATGGTGCTTAGTATCCATACCAATAAGTACCGTCTCCGAGGGTTTTATCCTGTCTCTATACTTGTCCCTCCTGATTTTCCTCCTGTATAAGAGCCGCTACGCAGAACCCAAACTCTCGGCCGCCGCCACCGCCACAACTGCGCGACTGgattttatttattttatttcCTCTTTAGATACTGCACTAGCCGAATAGACGGTCCCTTATACGTTCAGGCCTCGTACTTGCCCCCTCCCGTGTGATACACGAATGAGATCTGTCCGTCCGGTCATTATTGCCTAGCTCTCGCTTGCAACGCGCTACTAACTACGCGTTGTGCGCAACCGCGACATCCATTCCCGCCTTGTGTCTGCTCGTCTTGTCTCGTTTTTGCCGCATACACCCCCCCTACCTGTTCGCACTCGTTCACTTGTGTCTCGCCCACTCGCGACCGGTGACCCTTCAGTAGTCCAATAGAACTGGCCCTAGTATACATTACAATTCTATGAGGGGCTGTGTTAACCCCCGAATCGACTGTTGTTTTTACCGTCCATGTGTCTATTATTTGGAGATAAATTGTATGCGATGTATTGAATATGCAGATTTGCAGCCGAGGTGTTTATATTGGGCTGAGATATATTACAACCACATACTATCATACTACTTGCTTGGAGGCTTGACTTGTAGGTCACTTGATTCACCCTGCCAGCACTTCCTTCAGATACCAGGTATCATTCCAGAGCCAGCACGCCTCAGCCCCAGCCTCTCCACAGCTTCCAGTAGCTTGGCATCTCGCTTGCTCAGCGCTGAGCGCTTCGACCGCGTGCTGTTCGTTGGATAGATATACCCCGGCCTGGGTTGCAGTCGGGTCTCAGTAAAAGGGAAGAAGCAAGTATATGATACTTACTCGGACGTGCAGCGAGTTCCGTTCTTGGGTACGATGCCGTTGACAAAGTAGTCGTGAACGTTTTTGACCGTGCAGAGAGACGGGTGCGAATACCTAGAAATCAAGCCTCCAGTTGGGATCTCTTTGTTATTCAAATTCCACTTACGAGGGATGTCCGAACCTTTTAACTACATCAAAAACTACTCAACAGCGTAGATCGCTAAGAGGGCTTACCCGTGTTGAATCAATAAAGTGCTAGACTCGCTCCCAAATGCCCGGTTCATCTTTAGTGCCGATGGCAGTGGTGTCACAGGGTCTGCATCCATGCTAACAAGCAAGATCGGGAATCTGCAAAAACATAGGTATATGCGCGCCAGAGAAGGAAAAAATGCATGCTGTACCTCGTCTTATTGAGTCCCTTCTCAACAGACCACGGGCCCGTATATCTCTCGGTTGCGCGGAACGGCCAGTCGCGGCACCCCCCTACTATGAGAGCCAATGGCTCACCTGTGGAGTTGTTCTTTCCCATTTCACGAAAGCTACAAATCTTTGTAAGCCAGGGCACAGTAAGCCTAATCTAGAAACATACTAGTCGGTGTACTCTTCGACTGTAATGTTTACTCGTGGAGAGTCCCCACACAGCACCGGATACTGTGTCTCCCTGGTTCCTTCTAACCTTTGCATCGAGCGGTTGAATATGTTCTGAACAAATGGTAAGCTTCGCGTACAAACGATGGAAGTAAAAGCTCGACCTGTGTGTAAGGCTCCGGTACAACCCCATAAATAAAGCTATTAAGTGCGGGATAAAAATCGCGCCCATCCCCTTGCTCTAAAAGGGCCAACCCTAGCTTGAAGTATTAACCCAACCGTCGTCATCCTACCATATTGTGTGGTACCCACCTGCGGCTAGCTGCTTCCAAAGTACGGGGAAATACGCAAAGGCAAATACCGTAGACTGTACTATGTTGGCTTGTATGATACCAGGCCCAGTCACCGAGTCCCCAACAACCAGCGGCTCCTTTCCCAGCTTCGTGTACAGCGCGTCGATCCGCTTCGTCAGACCTTCCACTGTCTCGGTCTTGTTGTCCTTCCTTGCAGCCAGCGCGCATTCTGTCGGTCCAGCTTCAATGCAGGTAGACACAAAGCCTGCGATCGTCTGCGAGTCTATGTCAGACATGGCTCGAGGGGCTATCGTCAGACTGAGCAAACCTTGTGAGTATCTTGTATGCTTGTCCTCCCCCACTCAAGGACATCGTTGTAGTATGCCTCTGCATCTGAGACCCCGTCCAGCACCATGCGCTTCACGAGATGTGGTCGCATGGCAGCGAACGTAGCACCTAGAATAGACCCATAGGAATACCCAAGGAAGTTTAAGCCATCCTCGCCTAGAGCCTGG
Coding sequences within it:
- a CDS encoding alpha/beta hydrolase family protein, translating into MWNQLTIASAALWGLTIPAVKATYTPSVHSRQSSNASTISWSACPDSSNTQCAIFDVPMDYTNPENGKTVSIFMRKYAATAPEDQRLGSILVNPGGPGGSGTASVAVQGEDLSTMVDGRYDIIGFDPRGVNLTGPPTACYDTEYKFAQRMYQFTAQGAPFPHIGGAGEIAHVAKLSAIQSSHPKACTENGNHDMLTNSGTVAVAKDMERIVQALGEDGLNFLGYSYGSILGATFAAMRPHLVKRMVLDGVSDAEAYYNDVLEWGRTSIQDTHKTIAGFVSTCIEAGPTECALAARKDNKTETVEGLTKRIDALYTKLGKEPLVVGDSVTGPGIIQANIVQSTVFAFAYFPVLWKQLAAGLALLEQGDGRDFYPALNSFIYGVVPEPYTQNIFNRSMQRLEGTRETQYPVLCGDSPRVNITVEEYTDYFREMGKNNSTGEPLALIVGGCRDWPFRATERYTGPWSVEKGLNKTRFPILLVSMDADPVTPLPSALKMNRAFGSESSTLLIQHGFGHPSYSHPSLCTVKNVHDYFVNGIVPKNGTRCTSEPGYIYPTNSTRSKRSALSKRDAKLLEAVERLGLRRAGSGMIPGI